A single Candidatus Tectomicrobia bacterium DNA region contains:
- a CDS encoding ABC transporter permease has product MNFLLPALTLWQREIVRFLRQRSRIVGAFGQPLLFWLVLGSGFGRSFRSPAGNGAEGYAEYFFTGIVAMVVLFTAIFSTFSVMDDRKQRFLQGVLAAPVPRSAIVLGQALGGTTLGLLQGVLLLAAAPLAGVPLSAAGVLAAVGVMALMGFALTSLGLLFAWRIDSTQGLHSIMNLALLPLWLLSGAVFPAEGAHPLLALAMKANPLTYGVAALRRSLYLSSPAAVQGLPGMEVSLLVTALFALLAFLAAVRTAERSAG; this is encoded by the coding sequence CAGCGCAGCCGCATCGTCGGGGCCTTCGGGCAGCCCCTGCTCTTCTGGCTGGTGCTGGGGAGCGGCTTCGGGCGCTCCTTCCGCTCCCCGGCCGGGAACGGGGCGGAGGGCTATGCGGAGTACTTCTTCACCGGCATCGTCGCCATGGTGGTGCTCTTCACCGCCATCTTCTCCACCTTCTCGGTGATGGACGACCGCAAGCAGCGCTTCCTGCAGGGCGTTCTGGCCGCGCCGGTGCCGCGCTCGGCCATCGTGCTGGGGCAGGCGCTGGGGGGGACGACGCTGGGCCTGCTCCAGGGGGTGCTGCTGCTCGCGGCCGCCCCGCTGGCCGGGGTGCCTCTTTCCGCGGCGGGCGTGCTGGCCGCGGTGGGGGTGATGGCGCTGATGGGGTTCGCGCTGACGAGCCTGGGCCTGCTCTTCGCCTGGCGCATCGACTCGACCCAGGGCCTGCACTCGATCATGAACCTGGCGCTGCTGCCGCTCTGGCTGCTCTCGGGGGCCGTCTTCCCGGCGGAGGGGGCCCACCCCCTCCTCGCGCTGGCCATGAAGGCGAACCCGCTGACCTACGGGGTCGCCGCCCTGCGGCGATCGCTCTACCTGTCGAGCCCCGCCGCCGTCCAGGGCCTCCCGGGGATGGAGGTCTCCCTCCTCGTGACCGCCCTCTTCGCCCTCCTGGCCTTCCTGGCCGCCGTCCGAACCGCCGAGCGGAGCGCGGGGTAA